The following coding sequences are from one Arthrobacter sp. PvP023 window:
- a CDS encoding rhodanese-like domain-containing protein, protein MLLERIYDEDLAQASYFIGCQRKGEAVVVDARRDIDTYRSLAAANGMKIVAVTETHIHADYLSGTRELAAATGAKIYVSGEGGPDWQYGFDGERLFDDSKITIGNITVQAVHTPGHTPEHLSFLITDGAFSSEAGYLLSGDFVFSGDLGRPDLLDEAAGGVDTRFLGAKQLFASLRDKFLTLPDFVQVYPGHGAGSACGKALGAIPSSTVGYERLYAWWGPYLAANDEQGFIDELLDGQPDAHAYFGRMKRENREGPAVMGERAPLQELDATDVARSLAEDTLTFIDTRSNGEVHQGTVVRSLNVPAGKSVASYGAWVVNPETDKNPLVLLAKDQEQAQDMWDHLVRVGIDNVAGYLTGIDGLPTFTPKLIQPEELEGFDAAMVLDVRNKTEHKAGHVPGSYQLSGGRVMWHLDELPTAGTIVSYCQSGVRNSVAASALRRAGYDVVELDGSYAAWAAMEQSAQTASAR, encoded by the coding sequence ATGCTTCTCGAGCGCATCTACGATGAAGACCTCGCCCAGGCCAGCTACTTCATTGGCTGCCAGCGGAAGGGTGAGGCAGTTGTTGTCGACGCCCGCCGTGACATCGACACCTACCGCTCCCTCGCCGCAGCCAACGGCATGAAAATTGTGGCCGTTACCGAGACCCACATCCACGCCGACTACCTCTCAGGCACCCGTGAACTCGCGGCCGCCACCGGGGCAAAGATCTACGTCTCCGGCGAGGGCGGCCCCGACTGGCAGTACGGGTTCGACGGCGAGCGCCTCTTCGACGACAGCAAGATCACCATCGGTAACATCACCGTCCAGGCCGTCCACACCCCGGGGCACACCCCGGAACACCTGTCCTTCCTGATCACGGACGGCGCATTCAGCAGCGAGGCCGGGTACCTGCTCTCGGGCGACTTTGTCTTCTCCGGCGACCTCGGCCGCCCCGACCTCCTGGACGAAGCCGCCGGCGGCGTGGACACCCGTTTCCTGGGTGCCAAGCAGCTGTTCGCCAGCCTGCGTGACAAGTTCCTGACCCTGCCCGACTTCGTCCAGGTCTATCCGGGACACGGCGCCGGCAGCGCCTGCGGCAAGGCCCTGGGCGCCATCCCGTCATCCACGGTGGGCTACGAGCGGCTCTACGCCTGGTGGGGCCCGTACCTGGCCGCCAACGACGAGCAGGGATTCATCGACGAACTGCTCGACGGCCAGCCGGACGCACACGCCTACTTCGGCCGCATGAAGCGCGAAAACCGCGAAGGCCCCGCCGTCATGGGCGAACGTGCGCCGCTGCAGGAACTGGACGCGACCGACGTCGCAAGGAGCCTGGCAGAAGACACCCTGACCTTCATCGACACCCGCTCCAACGGCGAGGTCCACCAGGGCACCGTGGTCCGGTCCCTGAACGTTCCGGCCGGCAAGTCCGTTGCCAGCTACGGCGCCTGGGTGGTCAACCCCGAGACGGATAAGAACCCGCTGGTGCTCCTGGCCAAGGACCAGGAACAGGCCCAGGACATGTGGGACCACCTGGTCCGCGTGGGCATCGACAACGTGGCGGGCTACCTGACCGGCATCGACGGGCTGCCCACCTTCACGCCGAAGCTGATCCAGCCCGAGGAACTCGAGGGCTTCGACGCCGCCATGGTCCTGGATGTCCGCAACAAGACCGAGCACAAGGCCGGGCACGTTCCGGGCTCGTACCAGCTCAGCGGCGGACGCGTCATGTGGCACCTGGATGAACTGCCCACCGCCGGCACCATAGTGTCCTACTGCCAGTCTGGTGTGCGGAACTCCGTAGCCGCCAGCGCGCTGCGCCGGGCCGGGTACGACGTCGTCGAACTCGACGGCAGCTACGCCGCCTGGGCCGCTATGGAACAGTCGGCACAGACGGCTTCGGCCCGCTAA
- a CDS encoding rhodanese-like domain-containing protein, which produces MRSITPGDLAAIWPRSVVVDVRRQDEYAVAHIPGSLNIPLDELPFRQQDLPNTTLYVLCGSGKRSSKATALLTAQGHDAVNIAGGITEWYREGHPVSYAPPAPDELPSGRWRSALEKLAKWRARSTG; this is translated from the coding sequence ATGCGCAGTATTACGCCCGGCGATCTGGCGGCAATCTGGCCCCGCTCGGTGGTGGTGGACGTGCGGCGCCAGGATGAATATGCCGTCGCCCATATCCCGGGCAGCCTGAACATCCCCCTCGATGAACTGCCCTTCCGGCAGCAGGACCTGCCAAACACCACGCTCTACGTCCTGTGCGGTTCAGGCAAGCGCAGCAGCAAGGCCACTGCGCTCCTCACTGCCCAGGGCCACGACGCGGTCAACATCGCGGGCGGCATCACGGAGTGGTACCGGGAAGGCCATCCGGTGAGCTATGCACCGCCGGCGCCAGACGAACTTCCGTCCGGACGCTGGAGATCTGCACTGGAGAAACTGGCGAAATGGCGCGCCCGAAGCACCGGTTGA
- a CDS encoding co-chaperone YbbN → MATIDITEESLARTLEDNNIVFIDFWAGWCGPCRMFAPTYDAASQKHPDVVFAKVDTEAEQALAAAAGITSIPTLMAFRDKTLVFSQPGALNAAGLEQVIQGVKNLDMTELRAQAAQHQS, encoded by the coding sequence ATGGCAACCATCGACATCACGGAAGAATCGCTTGCCCGGACGCTTGAGGACAACAACATTGTCTTCATCGACTTCTGGGCCGGCTGGTGCGGCCCCTGCCGCATGTTCGCCCCCACCTACGACGCAGCGTCCCAGAAGCACCCGGATGTCGTTTTTGCCAAGGTGGACACGGAAGCCGAGCAGGCCTTGGCGGCCGCTGCCGGCATCACGTCCATCCCCACACTGATGGCCTTCCGGGACAAGACCCTCGTCTTCTCCCAGCCAGGCGCACTCAATGCGGCCGGACTGGAGCAGGTCATCCAGGGCGTCAAGAACCTCGATATGACGGAACTGCGCGCGCAAGCAGCGCAGCATCAGTCCTGA
- a CDS encoding rhodanese-like domain-containing protein, with translation MAEITVTETEQRRASAQILDVREDFEVAEGIIPGALHIPMGQLQARLSELDPAVHIIVVCRSGNRSARVADALNGAGFSADTMTGGMIAWSRAGLPAA, from the coding sequence ATGGCTGAAATCACCGTCACCGAAACTGAACAGCGGCGCGCCAGCGCACAAATCCTCGACGTCCGCGAAGACTTCGAAGTCGCCGAAGGCATCATCCCCGGCGCCCTGCACATCCCCATGGGGCAACTGCAGGCCCGCTTGTCCGAGCTGGACCCCGCCGTTCACATCATCGTCGTCTGCCGCAGCGGCAACAGAAGCGCCCGCGTGGCAGATGCCCTCAACGGCGCCGGATTCAGCGCCGACACAATGACCGGCGGCATGATCGCGTGGAGCCGCGCTGGACTCCCCGCCGCCTAA
- a CDS encoding rhodanese-like domain-containing protein has translation MGLIDSLKKAFSKPYKTVSVAEAKELLASRAMLIDVRSAQEWRSGHAPQARHLPLDKLQAGVTGLQKGRPVVAMCQSGVRSASAARLLASKGFEAYSLRGGIGAWRQAGEPVR, from the coding sequence ATGGGCCTGATCGACTCGCTGAAGAAGGCCTTCAGCAAACCGTACAAAACCGTCTCGGTGGCCGAGGCCAAGGAGCTCCTGGCATCGCGGGCCATGCTGATCGACGTGCGCTCCGCGCAGGAATGGCGAAGCGGCCACGCACCCCAGGCCAGGCACCTGCCCTTGGACAAGCTGCAGGCCGGCGTAACGGGCCTGCAAAAGGGCCGTCCCGTCGTCGCCATGTGCCAGTCGGGAGTCCGCTCAGCCTCCGCTGCGCGCCTGCTGGCCAGCAAGGGCTTCGAGGCATATTCGCTCCGCGGCGGCATCGGGGCCTGGCGCCAAGCCGGCGAACCCGTCCGCTAA
- a CDS encoding sulfite exporter TauE/SafE family protein, producing MIPALALGLLVGVALGVVGGGGSIIAVPALVYGVGLSPAEAIPTSLLVVGLSSLAALLPRFREGINWPVVLLVGAAGIPAAWGGAAVGRLLDPNVLMLAFAGIMVVAGVRMLMRTKELEGSCSTGPARAFRSCAPKAVGVGLLVGFLTGLLGVGGGFLITPALTLFLGLRMKQAVASSLAIIVINSAAGFGAHAAGFTIEWSTVLAFTVPAILGSLGAARLARLLKDRHVRISFAVLIFAVAAWVTASTVTA from the coding sequence ATGATTCCAGCTTTGGCCCTGGGGCTACTCGTCGGGGTTGCACTCGGCGTCGTCGGGGGCGGCGGCTCGATCATCGCCGTCCCTGCCCTGGTGTACGGAGTGGGCCTAAGCCCCGCGGAGGCCATCCCCACCTCCCTGCTGGTGGTGGGCCTCTCCTCGCTGGCGGCACTCCTGCCAAGGTTCCGCGAAGGCATCAACTGGCCCGTTGTCCTCCTGGTCGGAGCGGCCGGCATCCCGGCCGCCTGGGGAGGCGCGGCCGTGGGGCGGCTGCTGGATCCGAACGTACTGATGCTGGCATTCGCGGGCATCATGGTGGTTGCCGGCGTCCGCATGTTGATGCGCACCAAAGAACTGGAGGGCTCTTGTAGCACCGGTCCAGCGCGGGCCTTCCGCTCCTGCGCCCCCAAGGCCGTCGGCGTCGGGCTGCTGGTCGGCTTCCTGACCGGATTGTTGGGAGTTGGCGGCGGATTCCTCATCACGCCGGCCCTCACGCTCTTCCTGGGGCTGCGCATGAAGCAGGCCGTCGCTTCCTCGCTGGCCATCATTGTCATCAACTCCGCCGCAGGCTTCGGAGCACACGCCGCCGGCTTCACCATCGAGTGGTCCACGGTCCTTGCCTTCACGGTGCCGGCCATCCTCGGATCGCTCGGCGCTGCCCGCCTGGCCCGTCTGCTCAAAGACAGGCACGTGCGCATTTCGTTCGCCGTTCTCATCTTCGCTGTGGCCGCCTGGGTCACGGCCAGCACCGTCACAGCCTGA
- a CDS encoding rhodanese-like domain-containing protein, whose product MTRPSASASSSASPAPAVTALDPETLQTWFQEHKDLVVIDVRSAAEFESLHIRGSYNVPLPLLSEHTDELATRLGSRVVLVCQSGARAEQARQRLGGAGIGTAYVLTGGVPGFAAAGGNVVRGKARWDLERQVRLAAGSLVVLGLAGGKFVSPKIRLLAGAIGTGLTFSAATNTCAMGQALSAMPWNKAAKEPTRESAILQLPSAGVQANQDRAQAA is encoded by the coding sequence ATGACACGCCCCTCCGCTTCGGCATCCTCCTCCGCTTCACCGGCCCCCGCGGTCACCGCCCTTGATCCGGAAACGCTGCAGACGTGGTTTCAGGAACACAAGGACCTCGTGGTGATCGATGTACGATCGGCCGCAGAATTCGAATCCCTGCACATCCGCGGTTCGTACAACGTTCCGCTCCCACTGCTTTCTGAGCACACCGACGAACTGGCCACCCGGCTGGGAAGCCGTGTTGTCCTTGTCTGCCAGTCCGGCGCGCGGGCCGAACAGGCACGGCAGCGCCTCGGCGGCGCCGGCATCGGCACCGCCTACGTACTGACCGGCGGCGTGCCGGGCTTCGCAGCTGCCGGCGGAAACGTTGTCCGCGGCAAGGCCCGCTGGGACCTGGAGCGCCAGGTCCGCCTTGCGGCCGGCTCCCTGGTAGTGCTGGGCCTGGCTGGCGGAAAATTCGTCTCGCCCAAAATCCGGCTGCTCGCAGGAGCCATCGGCACGGGCCTGACATTCTCCGCAGCAACCAACACCTGCGCCATGGGTCAGGCCCTCTCGGCGATGCCATGGAACAAGGCGGCCAAGGAACCCACCCGTGAGTCCGCCATCCTGCAGCTGCCATCGGCAGGGGTGCAGGCAAATCAGGACCGGGCGCAGGCGGCATGA
- a CDS encoding metal-sensitive transcriptional regulator, producing MELDSTDLAPVINRLKRAQGQLAAVTRMLEEGRECKDVVTQLAAVSKALDRAGFAIIASGLEQCLVRKDASMDTKELEKLFLSLA from the coding sequence ATGGAACTCGATTCAACCGACCTCGCGCCGGTCATCAACCGGCTCAAGAGGGCCCAGGGGCAACTGGCCGCAGTAACCCGAATGCTTGAAGAAGGCCGCGAGTGCAAAGACGTCGTGACCCAGCTGGCCGCGGTGTCAAAGGCACTGGACCGTGCGGGATTCGCCATCATTGCCAGCGGGCTTGAGCAATGCCTTGTCCGCAAGGATGCGAGCATGGACACGAAAGAGCTGGAAAAGCTCTTCCTCTCCCTCGCCTGA
- a CDS encoding DUF302 domain-containing protein has protein sequence MTYTHTVTVPLSWSDAVEQTREALAAQGFGILSEINVRATFEAKLGAEAAEALGDYVILGACNPALASRALAAEPDLGALLPCNVVVRRGRDADMTTIQAIDPQTMVQLSGSPAVAEVANDADARLRAALEVLASVKSPG, from the coding sequence ATGACCTATACCCACACTGTGACCGTCCCGCTGTCCTGGAGCGACGCCGTCGAACAGACGCGGGAGGCGCTCGCCGCACAGGGGTTCGGAATCCTTTCGGAGATCAACGTCCGCGCGACCTTTGAGGCCAAGCTTGGTGCCGAAGCCGCGGAAGCACTCGGCGACTACGTCATTCTGGGTGCCTGCAACCCTGCCCTGGCCAGCCGTGCGCTTGCTGCCGAGCCGGACCTCGGCGCATTGCTGCCCTGCAACGTCGTGGTGCGCCGCGGCCGGGACGCGGACATGACAACCATCCAGGCCATTGATCCGCAGACCATGGTGCAGCTCAGCGGCAGTCCCGCCGTTGCGGAAGTGGCCAACGACGCCGACGCCCGGCTGCGCGCCGCGCTGGAAGTGCTGGCGTCGGTAAAGAGCCCCGGCTGA
- a CDS encoding MFS transporter: protein MTPGNTSPKHRPGTKSAITLGLRQNLAQFMILVAVNALVGGTLGQERTVLPLLAGEVFKLDLYTSALTYILAFGVAKAGTNYFAGTLSDRYGRKPVLVAGWLVALPVPLMLIFGPSWGWIVAANVVLGISQGLTWSTTVMMKMDLVGPSRRGLAMGLNEAAGYLGVAGTALATGYIASTYGLRPGPFLLGAAFIAVGLGLSVLTVRETHHHARAEAANHVAVHEGAHGQLSNREVFTLTSFRDKSLSSVSQAGMVNNLNDGLAWGLFPVLFAAAGLTIERIGILAAVYPAVWGAGQLVTGALSDRIGRKPLIVGGMLVQAIALGMVAFGAGFETWLAAAVLLGAGTAMVYPTLLAAIGDVAHPEWRARSVGIYRLWRDGGFAVGALLSGITADAYGIPAAVAVVAALTGVSGVVVAVRMRGADHKPSFR from the coding sequence ATGACCCCCGGCAACACCTCCCCGAAACACCGGCCCGGCACGAAGAGCGCCATAACCTTGGGCCTGCGGCAAAATCTTGCGCAGTTCATGATCCTGGTGGCGGTCAACGCCCTGGTGGGCGGGACGCTGGGCCAGGAGAGGACCGTCCTGCCCCTCCTGGCCGGTGAGGTCTTCAAGCTGGACCTGTACACCAGCGCATTGACGTACATCCTGGCGTTCGGGGTGGCCAAGGCGGGCACCAACTACTTCGCCGGAACCCTGTCGGACCGTTACGGGCGCAAGCCGGTCCTGGTGGCGGGGTGGCTGGTTGCGCTGCCCGTCCCGCTGATGCTGATCTTCGGGCCGTCATGGGGGTGGATCGTCGCGGCCAACGTCGTCCTCGGCATCAGCCAGGGGCTGACCTGGTCCACCACGGTGATGATGAAGATGGACCTCGTGGGTCCGTCACGCAGGGGCCTGGCCATGGGCCTCAATGAGGCGGCCGGCTACCTCGGCGTCGCCGGGACCGCCCTGGCCACCGGCTACATCGCCTCCACCTACGGGTTGCGCCCCGGCCCGTTCCTGCTGGGTGCTGCGTTCATCGCCGTCGGCCTGGGGCTTTCCGTGCTCACCGTACGGGAAACTCACCACCATGCCCGGGCTGAGGCTGCCAACCATGTTGCGGTCCACGAGGGGGCGCACGGACAGCTAAGCAACCGCGAGGTGTTCACCCTGACGAGCTTCCGAGACAAGTCGCTGTCTTCCGTGAGCCAGGCGGGCATGGTGAACAACCTGAACGACGGCCTTGCCTGGGGGCTGTTCCCTGTCCTCTTTGCGGCCGCCGGACTAACGATCGAACGCATCGGCATCCTCGCGGCGGTGTACCCGGCCGTGTGGGGCGCCGGCCAGCTGGTGACCGGCGCGCTGTCGGACCGGATCGGGCGCAAGCCGCTGATCGTGGGAGGCATGCTGGTGCAGGCAATCGCGCTCGGCATGGTCGCCTTTGGTGCCGGCTTTGAAACCTGGCTGGCCGCGGCCGTTCTGCTGGGGGCGGGGACAGCCATGGTCTACCCGACGCTGCTGGCCGCCATCGGAGACGTGGCCCACCCTGAATGGCGGGCCAGGTCGGTGGGGATCTACCGGCTGTGGCGCGACGGCGGCTTTGCGGTGGGCGCCCTGCTGTCCGGAATCACCGCCGACGCCTACGGCATCCCCGCGGCGGTCGCCGTCGTTGCCGCCCTCACCGGAGTATCCGGTGTTGTGGTGGCAGTCCGGATGCGCGGCGCCGACCACAAGCCCTCATTCCGCTAG
- a CDS encoding MFS transporter codes for MFAVLRNGVYARLFCAQIVALAGTGLLTIALGLLAYDLAGRNSGAVLGTALTIKMLAYVGLAPVITALVARLPRKPVLIAADLVRAAMALCLPFITETWQIYVVIFLLQSASATFTPAFQSLIPIILKDPRDYTYALSLSRLAYDMEALVSPAAAALLLTVMSYSNLFLGTVAGFVASATLVAMTAVPRITAPGGPQPSLWHRTTLGTRIFWRDRRLRSLLALNLAVSAPTALVLVNTVVYVRDGLHRPASDLAVALACFGAGSMAVALAAPRLLDRFGDRAVMMTGASLIPPSLAGAAAVMFLASPETGWWPLLALWLLLGAATSAVITPSSRLLREASTASTLPYVFTAQFSLSHACYILSYPLAGWIGAAAGLGWAAVALTILAILGSAGAFLFWPGKTPLGPDPAAIKEQTVEQPAEQSVQRRN; via the coding sequence GTGTTCGCGGTCCTTCGCAACGGAGTCTACGCCCGGTTGTTCTGTGCCCAAATCGTGGCGTTGGCGGGGACGGGCCTGTTGACCATCGCCCTCGGACTGCTGGCGTACGACCTTGCGGGCAGGAACTCCGGGGCCGTCCTTGGTACGGCGCTAACCATCAAGATGCTGGCCTACGTGGGACTGGCCCCGGTGATCACCGCGCTGGTGGCCCGCTTGCCCAGGAAGCCCGTTCTGATCGCCGCCGACCTGGTACGGGCGGCCATGGCCCTGTGCCTGCCGTTCATCACGGAAACGTGGCAGATCTACGTGGTGATCTTCCTGCTCCAGTCCGCTTCCGCAACTTTTACGCCGGCTTTCCAGTCGCTGATACCAATCATCCTGAAGGATCCCCGGGACTACACGTATGCACTTTCGCTGTCCCGGCTCGCCTACGACATGGAAGCCTTGGTCAGCCCGGCCGCCGCCGCTCTGCTGCTGACCGTTATGAGCTACAGCAATCTGTTCCTCGGCACGGTTGCAGGCTTCGTGGCCTCGGCCACCCTCGTCGCCATGACGGCCGTTCCCCGGATCACTGCGCCCGGGGGTCCCCAGCCTTCCTTGTGGCACCGGACCACGCTGGGAACGCGGATCTTTTGGCGCGACCGGCGGCTGAGATCCCTTCTGGCGCTGAACCTGGCGGTGTCCGCACCGACCGCCCTGGTGCTGGTCAATACGGTGGTCTATGTCCGGGACGGCCTGCACCGCCCCGCATCCGATCTCGCGGTCGCCCTTGCCTGCTTCGGTGCCGGCTCCATGGCCGTCGCCCTGGCCGCCCCGCGGCTCCTTGACCGCTTCGGAGACCGCGCTGTCATGATGACCGGTGCCTCCCTGATCCCGCCGTCCCTCGCCGGTGCCGCCGCGGTGATGTTCCTGGCGTCTCCGGAGACGGGATGGTGGCCGTTGCTGGCGCTGTGGCTCCTGCTGGGAGCTGCCACTTCCGCCGTTATTACGCCGTCCTCCCGGTTGCTTCGGGAGGCCTCCACCGCGAGCACCCTTCCTTACGTCTTCACGGCTCAGTTCTCGCTCTCCCACGCCTGCTACATCCTGAGCTACCCGCTGGCAGGCTGGATTGGCGCCGCCGCGGGCCTTGGCTGGGCTGCAGTGGCGCTGACAATCCTTGCGATACTTGGCAGTGCAGGAGCCTTCCTGTTCTGGCCCGGGAAGACTCCTCTAGGACCAGACCCAGCCGCCATCAAGGAGCAGACCGTTGAGCAGCCAGCCGAGCAGTCCGTTCAGCGCCGGAACTGA
- a CDS encoding helix-turn-helix transcriptional regulator has protein sequence MSSQPSSPFSAGTEEPSLVHPVTPGPELLENAAATLRMLAEPTRLHLLWQLSQGPKSVTELTEAAAVPRTVVSQHLAKLRLSGMVDGRKDGRHVIYSLHDGHLVRLIRETINHADHRTTGEPFHD, from the coding sequence TTGAGCAGCCAGCCGAGCAGTCCGTTCAGCGCCGGAACTGAGGAGCCCTCGCTCGTGCACCCGGTCACCCCCGGCCCGGAGTTGCTTGAAAATGCCGCCGCCACGCTGCGGATGCTGGCCGAGCCCACCCGCCTGCATCTGCTGTGGCAGCTTTCGCAGGGCCCCAAGAGCGTCACTGAACTCACTGAGGCGGCTGCCGTCCCGCGGACCGTAGTCAGCCAGCATCTGGCCAAGCTGCGGCTCAGCGGAATGGTGGACGGGAGAAAGGACGGCCGTCACGTCATCTACTCGCTCCACGACGGCCACCTCGTCCGGTTGATCCGGGAGACCATCAACCACGCGGACCATCGAACCACGGGAGAACCGTTCCACGACTGA